The Haematobia irritans isolate KBUSLIRL chromosome 1, ASM5000362v1, whole genome shotgun sequence DNA segment ttaaaaagtaaatttaacaacaacaacacaataaCAATAATTTTCAGGCTTAAAATAAACGTAACATGATAATGACACATTGCTACATGTGAAAACATACTTTTCTCCTTGTTCGGCACGTTCTTCAGCACGTTCCAAATCAGCTTCAACCATGGCCAATTTACGGGCAacctttattgttgttgtttatagtaaaaatgttgaaacaatttttcacaaaaacaatttCGTGGTGGTGTATGGGGCGGGAATAATTAGAACAAAAAGACATGTGTAAATTTACAACGgatcttcgaaagaaaatttctcgCAAATCAATTAGTAGCCGGGTCTTTCCACGGATGCTCTTTTTCAGCATCTGTTAGCTGCACGATTGGTAGTTTTGGCATTAAATTATTAACATTACCATTATTAGTTGCAATTGTGCATttcctttgttttgttttttgcactTTATCAACAAGAAAATATACAACGAAAACACAAGTAATCTAACACGAACAAATTGAGGATTGGGAAAGGTAAATATGGTCTGAAAACTTGTACAGAGTTCAAAatagatatttttatttcacaattaTGGCTATAAATTGAAAGATTTGTAAAAGAACTAATATAATGGAGCACATTGAGTTGTTATACCGACTTAAATGAGTATGCATCCTACTAAATGGTACTCTAAGCTCTTAATGTCCTTGATAAGGTGAGTGTAATGGTTTATTGtggttaaaaaaattggtcacgTTGAATTTTATTCATTATAAATAATTTGGTATAATTCTAATATTGATTGCGTTAATCTAATTTCTGTTTATGCTAAATACAATGATTAACGATGCTAAAACAATATACGTCTTGTTATCAAACTATCTCCCATGTTTTTCCTTTGTGAggacaaattatatttttgccaTGTTATGGACTTAAACATAGGACACACTGTGTGGAAAGTTATAATTGGAACACGGTAGCTACCTCAAATAAAACAGAGGTAATAAAACCAGCATATAGCAAAATTATTTTCTGAGTCAACCTACTATCTAGAAGCTGCGTCATGgaatatataaatgaatttcAAACAATTCCCTCTAAAGCAACAAAATGGGATTATTTAAATCTCCGAATGTCTAAAGcagtttagttttttattatttctctctctctctcttaaggCTATAAATGAGCCATTAAAtgtgataaaaaaaatcgattatttaTTAAACTCGACTTCACAAAGTCTCGTAATATCACCGTGGTAATCGTTTCGGCTAGCGCCTACCAAATTTTCTGCGTAGGCAAATTCCCTCATGCTCGCTCATAAGAAAAATTTACTCAGTTTTGTCATGGTAATGGTAAACTTGCCCTTTTTACATACGAAGGGACCGTGTGTTCAATCAGATTTACCGCCGAGCCAAAAAATAAGAATTCAATGGTTGTTTATCTTTTCTCCGTAACGTTGGAGGTATCTAAGAGTATTTCAAAGTCTCTAATTTGACACGCCGTCCAGACTTCGTTTTTGAAAAGTTTCGGCAACACCTTACGTTACCAACGGTCCCAAATCATTGATATTAAGTAAAAACTGAAATTGAAATCGATCTCCACTAaagtttcttagaaaaaaaaaaaaaaaactaaaaaatatactttttttcagtacgaacattttataaatactTTTCGTATTTTAATGATAACCAATATAGCTTACTTGAAGCTTTGTACCTCTACAAGATGTCGAATCCTATGTACGCACCCAGATATCGGTTTTTATTACCTATGGTGAACGCATGAAAATAAAcatgttgtttttaatttgctATTACTAAAAATTCGTAGCAAAACATTGCTTCTTCTTGTTCATACGGGGAAGTACACGGGAAATATATTCGTATGCCCATCGTGACTTTTAAAATTCACTCGTGCTGATTTTTGCATCATATACATACGACCCTTTATgctagacgggcatgctaaccattgcaccaacgATTTATTATGCCTTTTTTCATTTGCTGAGAAGGATTGAAATTAATCATATTtttgcctttaagtttgtttaatatatatctcATTATGTCGCTAATGTTATTACCGAGTATTTTTTTTGCAGTGAATGGTTAATGAATAGCTTATGGTCAGATGGGCCTTCGCAGGCCCATGTAGTATCCATGCTTTATTTGTTAAATtgctaaaaacaaaaacacaaccaTTGCCTCATtgctaataaaatttcaacaggtATCTTCAACGAGCTCAAATTAACCAAGTGGTTTGCATGAATCATTGATATGTAttcagaaacaatattttgaaaacgcCAAAAGTTGTTTTTACTCTTGCATAACTTTACCATGAATTAGGCTTTCCTATCTTGTGGCGATTTAAAAAGTGAGTCAGAAAAATACAGGCAAACGATGTTTCTTTGAAAAGTAGTTCCTTATCAATTAGGAAAACATACATAATGATAAGACTTTTATATGAAATCATATGTTGagaataaaatacaatattattaaaaattcatttttttgcatTCCTCTTGTTTATCCTTGTAGTCTGTCATCAACTCTAATAAATTACATCAATATCTCCTTATTGaccacaattttaattgatattgcgtttattatttctttacttATGTTTTACACTCCAGACAAAAATATAGATAAGCCTTGTTGATTTGCAAAttggaatagtttttttttatattttgtatttccCTATTTCTGATTATTTTTCAAAACCATTACAATTTTACCTCTATCaagaatactaaatgctatttcCCCAATGCtctcattttatttcttgttgttgCTCCAAAGAATaataacaaattattttattttttgctcttTTTTTATAAGATCATAATCAAATCTTTATTACTTTTTTACAATATcacttatttttgatttataaaaaaataaatataaattataagtaaagcaaaaaatattttcatgttcAATAGtagtaataaatatatatataaattggtataaagaagaaaaaaaaacaagagatgaaataatattcaaaatgactttactacaaaataaatacaagaccaacaaaaattgaaaagtagAAATAATTTAGGttgataaaaactttaaaaattacaTTAGGCAAGTTTTGAGACAATTGGTGATCTACAGAATtgaaaatttacagaaattgcCATAATtgcttctttttttgtttttgtggtatACATAATCTAGTATCCGCTTTAAAGCATAGATtgtgatttaatttaaattttttgaagttacAATTATTGttagatatatatatttttttaagctgCACAAGTTTTCATACAATAATAAATTAGAATTTGTTCGGAAATAAGAACAACCAACTCCTTTCTTCCACCAGATTTACACAGCAATGCAAACGTTCTCTAATTTAATTAAAGAACCATACTAATTATTTATACAAGCATGGACGAATCTCTAAGAGTTCTAAAGAGCTATGCACATTCAATTAGCATCCCTTGTATTAAGCTTCCATAATTCAGATAATGAAGCTATTTCTCTATCGCTCTTCTATGTAAGTTAATGTTAAGTCACGCAAATATGTGAATGTTTCTAATGCTGAGCAAATGAATAAAGAATCAAGTCTTTTGTAGGACATCAGGAGTTGGTTGGCTTTCATCAATAACTGTTTCTTTAGGGACATTATTAGTAATATTATTTGCATTATTtgcagtagtagtagtagtggtaGAAGATGAACAACTAGCATCGGCAATAAATAATGTAttgaaattggtttttatttgcaCCTCATCGTATTTCTTGTCAGCCTCCTCAGCAAGGAAACGTGCTTCCTTCAATTGATTCTCAAGAGCGTCCATGCGTTCTTCATCGGCAAGGGCGCGATTCTCAAGGATCTTACGAGCACTGGTGAGTGGTTCGTTTGAGCGTTGCAGATAGAAGACATCCAAGATTATAAGTGAAGTATAATGCAATTATGTGGTAACCAGATTCGTTCATTTCGGATGATGGTATATTCATCGACCACATTTGACATAGTGGTAACAGTGGTGGTTAGACATTAAGTGCCGTAGATTCACATAATCACATAAAAtacaatacacacacacatatatgggGGATACAAGTGACGGTAGTGTTGTTATTTTATGCCAAGGTGCCGTAGACATTGTTGGtaggtagttgttgttgttttatccaATAAATTGAGTTTGTCGAATTTATGGGAgaataagaaaaatatatatttacttaAAGTGTAAAACAAGCTATACATTTCCAAAGACACATTTCTGTGAACTTAATTATGATATTCCATATTTTCAGAAACCATGGAAATACTGTGTCTTTAAAAATGCATTACAATCGGCCAGCTTATCAAAACGTCTTAAAGCATAAGTTCTAATCTAATATAAATACGCCTCATGCATAATTATAATATCAGTACATTCCTTAAGACTACAATAGGAACAATATGttcgaaataataataatagctcGTGTTCATTCAGGCGATTTACATACAATTCATTACATAATTTGTGCTAATAACAACTTAATACTTAaaactatatatgtatatatttatattgtcATATTTTAAAGGAGCAGAAATGTATTACCTTTGTAGAGAGCATTACCCAGAGATATCCTAAcctcataataaaaaaaaatacgaattcCTGATAACCCTAGAACCCTAACACTGACATATGGAAGAAGTTTGTTACCTCTTCGTATTTCTTATCCGCTTCTTCTGCAATTAATTTAGCTTGGGCTAATTGGGCTTCCAAAACAGCTACTCTGTCATCTTCCATGTTTGTACGATTTTCAAGGGCCTTTCGTATCCTAATAGTttcaaacaacattttttaaatggcATTTTTCACATGAAGTTAACAAAAACCCAAAACCTTCACCATGAAATTATCTTATAgctatcttaattttttttttttcataaaatcataaataaaatacaaaaatattcaatacagTTCGCATTGAAACTTGATATACTAACCGTTCACTTTCATCGGCAGCTTGGGAAGCTTCAGAGAGCTTAGCTGTAGCGGAACCCAAACGTTCTTCGGAACGTTCCAAGTCTTCTTCGAGCAATTGGATACGACGGTTCAAAGCAGCAACTTCAGATTCAGCCTAGAAATTAAGGTTTTcaggaaatataatttatagatttatataataaaaattatggtaACTTATAACTAAACTTATACATATACAACTCAAAGATATGCTCCAAAAATGTATCTATCCTAAATAAACTATGTCCCTAGGAAGCCCAACGTATATTAAAAAACAGAGCCCTATAGGTATATGCTCTCCACacaaaaccataaaaaaatgtaatcttTCTCCTTGGCGTTTGTAAAAATGACGCCGGTTTAACTTCCTTCTCCAGTTGTGGCTCATTCTTTCTTGGGAAAACTGtaaaaaaaacatgtaaaagAAAGCTCTTCTTTTCCATTCCTCTTGAAAGTATGCAAAACAATCATTATACTTGTGAACATACGATAATTGATTCATCGAATACATGTTGAGATATAACATAAGGAAGCTATGACGAcagttaataataattttaaatttgagttggcGATACAACCcgcataaaatttaaatctatacgATATTTGTTCATTAGTTGAATCCTTTGATTTCCCTATTTCATTGTTTCTCATTCTCTTTTCTTTTTTGTGGCTCAACTATGCGGCCTATTTAAGCGCTAACAGAGCATTGCGTCATCGTTATAACTATCATATATTTGTGTGCTTGTTTGTTCGCTCATACTTTGTGAGATAGAAACAAATGTACATGTACTAAGAATGAATACATTTGAAACAGCTCATAGCTCGGCCGGCCAAAGGCAGCGAACATAGCACTCGGTCATCGCTTCTCTTCTACACACTCAAAACAACGTTGCCATGGGGTAAATTTTGGGCCTTTACAGTTGTTCGTCCGTGAAAGAAATGTGCAAACAAATCAACAGAGCTTTTTTACTTATTCATTTCATCTACACACTATGGATGGCTACGTCATGTGCTCTTTTTGTTTTACTCGGACAAATTGTTTGTTCAATGAAGCACTGGGACTATAACCGATTCTTATTTGATTGGTATTCAGTAATATCAATTGTAGACAATGTTAGCTGAGGTTTATTTAATCCCCAGCGCTTTgcgaaaaaattcaaatgtttaaAACTTTCCCAAACTGAGTCGAAAGTAACATAATGGGAGCGACTCTTTTtagtttgttgtttttcattaattttgtggTTTTCATTTGTAGACTATGACAACGTAAGGTAATTTAATTCAATGAGTAAAAATATATTAGAACTAATTGTGGTGTTGCTCTCGCTTTCAATCTCATTTGTTCCGTAACAGTAAACTGCATTTTATTATCAATGAAATTAGTGGGGGTAAAGCATCGTAAAATTAACATTGAAACTATATTGAAGGAATATCCATAGTATTTTTGAATCCTTGTCTATAAGCATAGCTTAAGTTTTAGCCACGCTGAATTCGTTTGCTAATTAAAATACATACGAAAGGAAGCTTTGCAAAAATCGGTGCTATTCTATGCGTAATAGAAACATTATCATGTCAATCAAAGAAAAAGTGCCTAAATTGAAAGATTGCCGAACTATATTGAATTCGAAAATTATCTTGAATTTCttttttcttaattgacttaaGAAGTATTTGGagacgaaaaaaaatttaaagatatggTGTATTCTTAACTACGAAAATGTCCATTGTCAAGTACATtagacaacaaatttgttttggattcgTTGTCCGTTAGCAGtctttaaaatatatgtaaaaacatacaaaaacatatgaaatttgttttgtacTTTCCCGCGAAAAGATACTACAAGATGAGAAAacgattgtcaaaatatttagaaCGACGTACACACCATAAATTACATCGGCATTAAgtgattttctaaataaaatgcaAATTCACCCAAGATGTAATTAACTAACATTACTTGTGAAAGTAGTATAAATATCTATTACTAATAGAGAagcatttgataaaattttgtgcgtTTGAAGGGTAACTATTCAATTCAGGTttcaaaaaagttcaaaaactaGGAAGAAATGAGGTTTGGTCAATCAAAacatgtttatataaaaatttttatgaaaatcccaaTACCAGaggtccgattttcatgaaagaaaAACAGCTGAGAGAATCGCAACGTTGTTACGTTACAATATCCGCCACACGTTGAAAAATCCGACACAAAAAGAGAGTATTTAGTTCTCTTCAGCATTGTTTAGTCTTTTTGAAACTCTTGATTAAACTTGAAATGTTTCATATACAGTTATCTCTTTCTTTCCATTTTCCCTACGATAAGGCAAAATAAAAGTGGTTAATAAAATACTAACAAACTGTGCggccgtaattatttcttctttaataaaaaatcttaaatagTCTGTAGCCTCTCCTATCAAATTTTTGGAGcagtttaataatttttttttcaagtgggGCTTGATTTTGAAAACTTACTTCTTCACGTCTAACCACTTCTAGTTGTAAACGCTTGTGGAATTCCTCACATTCATctttatatttttccatttcttCTTTGGTCTGACGCATTTTCTTCTTAAGCACATCCAATAAAGTGCCTTGTGGAATGCTGGTCGTCATTTTTGTTGTGTTTACTTTTGTTGAATTTTACAAGAAGGCGAAATAATACTTTTTGAATTGGACGCAAATTAGTTGTTTTAGAAGCACCTTCAAAAGATATTGCTTGATTTTATTACTTTTCTTTCTCTAgaagaaattttactttaagCTGCTCAAGAAGACAGACTGAGACAACGAATGGATATTTATTTTCAAACGGCCACCGGTTTATGTGCTTCttctttttcacttttttccaaTAGCTATTTGTGGCTGTAGTActtctttttaattttctcaCTTTTTCTATTGTCGCAAATCTTTGTAATGTATAATTATTAACACGATTTGTAGATAATAAAcacttgtattacagaaaaatgtaaattttttcttctattaatGCCCACTAACACGACAAATACACAACAAAACGAAGCCTACGTCTCGAACTCTCGAACTTTTTGCAGCGAATGAGCTCATATTTGTCATATTACGTTGACAAAAACCAAACCTCGCCTAgatttgttgaaaatcctctcCCTACCTAAAAACGTACGAGTAAAAGAGATAACACAACAACCACATAATCAAATTTATGCAATAATCTCAGTGAGATTGAGAGAGACAGATAGAgcgttgttaaaattatatgcttTGTCTCCTTAAGAGAGCAGAGGTAAGCGTTGTCTACACTCTTAGTTTAATGGCAGTAACTCTTATTCTTATTGGAACTGACATTTTTGTTTGCCGATAAGATAGGGATTTTTAAAAGTTGTTTGAAAGATTAAAAATATAGAATACGGTTGGAAATGaactcatttctatacaaaataaaattttaatcacaaaagaaatttgttgCCTATAACCAAAATTGGTAGGGTCCGAATCAATTATATATTCGACTTTGGAATGCGAACAATGTATGTATACATGAATGCCAATTTTGACCACTTAACGGGAAATTACATTATCCTGAAGATTCAAACAACATGTCACGATTTAATATCCCCTGCCTAATGATGAGATTAGCAACAAGTAATGTGGCAATTCAACTTCAAATCCTTGGCGGTTTAGAATCGTCTGCATATTTTGCTTGAATTTCTCAGTCAAAACAAACTGCCATATCCATTATATTCTATACCTGTGTATTCTTTCCAAGATACATATGCCAAAATGACTAATCGAACTCGATACAACGTGAGTTGTTTATCTTATGGTGCGAAAAAATATTCGCAGATCATTGATGGAATATAAATAGACATTGACTAGtatttccaaacaaaaatcGTACATTACGTTATCAACCAATGTAGTTTTGGTATTTTTCCTTAAACAATTCTATAAATCATAACTATTTtgccattttaagtttttttgttttacatacaTGTGTGTATGAGCTGAGTAGATATTGTCCATTACACTTGACTGGTaatgaaaagaaattaaaagtGAGCACGAAAGATAGATAgacacacattttttaaattgcaaCTAAATATGGTTACCAAACGTCATGACGGAAGGTCGTTGGACGTTGACAGTACAATTTATGTGGCGACATAGAAAtccaaaacacgtttgtttttcTTCTCCTATAATTGTGACATTGTCGAAAATcacttgcaatttttatatccataaaAGGCATATaacatagaaaataattaatgacCATTGAAAATAAACGAACAATTTTATTctcaattaaacaaaacaaaaaagagaaCTGGTAAATCTGAATCTCAATATATGGATTATCTAAAAATTGACCGTGATTGCGTAATTTTCCTCAGTTGCACCAATGTTTATTCATTAAAAAAGATAATTGATAATTAAATGCCTTTCCCGTACCATtagaaaatttatggaaaaGAGAGCATGAAGATAGAAAACATGCTAGCGCATCAATGCTCTTGTACTCTTGTCATGGGAAGGTCGTTTCAACGGCTCACTTCGAAGACGATCAGTTCTCTTCGAAGAAAATACCaaagaatttttctctaaagtgGGTCATTGTACAAATAATAAATGTGTAAAACGAGTTCAAAGACAAAAGGCACTTCTAGACATTAGCGAAATAGCCAAGACTGAAAGTGTGAATTGAGAATatccaaagagaaatttcattttGCACATATTTTGGAGCACATTAGAAATTGTGCTCGCTTAAGAAGAGTGATTTGGTTTAGTTGCTTTGGCGGCTAATTCTCCAGATGATACATAAGTATGTATGTATAAAACAATGAAAGGTTTTGTTAACTTTGCATTTTACTGCTCTTCATAATACAATAATGGAATATTTATATGTGGAGCAAAtagagaaaattctttcaaatactACGTAATCACTTGATATACTCACAAATGTATGTGTTTGCCAGTatacatcaattaaaaagttcgtTCGATGGAAACAGAATATCAATGAAATGGAATAGTTCAACCCTAGTTGTGGTATAACTAAATTCTTTTATGGCAATATTCTTAGTAAAAATGTATCTAATTTACCCATAGTACCCATATCCTTACTATCAAAAAGGATATTTTGATTGTTTGCATACTTTCGTTTCGGAAATTCAAAGGCGTAGCTATCAAACTGTTAATATGAGAAAAAACAATATTAGTTGGTTAATTCACCATTattttatacaaagttttgtaagCTAAATCCAAACGGCATAAAAACTTCGTATAAAATAGATTCGAATCTTAATTTCATTAATTACCCTTTTGAGCTGTGTATTCATGATGTTATGCAACTCATTGCGAATAATGTTAAATTTCATCATGGTATCTGAACTGAATATGGAACGCCCAAATGCAAGACCGGGGTAATCTGCACATCGATTTTTATTCCTTCTAGCTTCACGTTCGGCAACTATTTCGGCTGCCTCACTTGTACATCTAAGATTCGCCCATTCGGCAGATtggacatcatcatcatcaatggCTATTCCCTCGTCAGTGGCAGAAGCCACATCGCTAATTGATGTGGCAGCGGTGACTTCTCCGGTAGAGTCAAGGCAAGCAGAGGCACGTTTTGTTTTATCTTTCTTCGATCTTTTTGACTTCTTTTCTTTGCTTGCATCGCTAGAATTTTTGTCTGCTTTATCGCGTTTTGTTTTGGACTTTTTCTCTTTCAATGGTTGTATTGTGGAAGATGAAGCTGAGGTAGATGTCTGGGCCATACCTTCGTCCAACATACTGCTATCATCGGTGGGTGTCGGGCTATTGCTTCCCATTGATGTTGTGACGGAATCGGTCAAGGGCAAGTTTAGTGATGCTTTTATACGTTGAGCCATTTCAGGGTCATCTTCGGGCTCATCTGGAtagttgactaaactactatcATCGAACTGGCCCTCAACATCGGCTAGGGCCGGAAGTTGTGATGCACATTCAGTTTCATTACTTTTGTATAGAGCTGCTAAGATTTCCTGAACATTGGGCGGCACGTTTGGTCTTCTGGTGCCAGAAAAGCGAGGATGGTGTTGATGGCCACGTCTCTTCAATGAGGACGGAGTTAAAGAAGATGCATATGAGGAAGACATGCTGCTATTATTACTAATTGTTGACCGGGCATCATCTTCGCTGGGCGCAGCAGTTGATGCTGTGGTCATGGAGGAGGAGGACATCATGTCACTCCAACTCCAGTCGCTATCGCTTAGACCGTCTTGATTATCCTCGTTATTATGTTCTCGGCTGTCAGAAGAATCACTATCAAGTAAAAATTCTTTCTCAATGGAATTGTACCACGCTTTCAAAGCTGCATTCTCATCTTCGTCACAATAGTAAAGTAATTTATCCAACAGGTCTAATTGTTCTTCAATAGAACCCCAACGTGAAGATATTACAGAAACCGAATCCTCGTTTATGcaattgttaaatttatttggtcCAGCACTTTTCAATTTTGCAGCTCTACCTTTTATTTGAATAGTACTGGTACAATTTTTGGGaaacttattattatttttattattgcagTGAATatcttttgtatttttgctaCTCTTCAATTTTTGTGTTCCCGTTCCCTTCTTTAATGACAGCTGTTTCGTTTGACAATTGGATGGTGCTGTATTTTTCGATACTGAATGTGTACTCGGTAAAGAGGGAGTATTGCCAGATTTTCCTATTTGCTGTTTATCAATGCCACAACTGGTCAATAGATGGCGATGTGCTCGTTtaatttgttgttgtaattTTGACCGTTTTTTATTatactgttgttgttgctgcggaTGCACCGATTTGACCGATTTTTTGAGATCTctatgcaacggctgttgatggTATGTAGTGGAATTCGCTTTGCTCTCTTGCTTCCGTAATGGTAAGCGTACTTTCTCACTATTCACTTCTGTCTTGCGGCTACTtggccaatttttattttgtattgcaGTTCTCGATTTTGTATGTGTTGCTGCATTAGTGTTTTTTGAGCAGCTACTGCTGTTTGTATTTGCATTTGTCTTTGGTAATTGTTTTTTTCCATATGATACAATTTGCCATTTATTGATTGTTGATTCACCCAATATTTTCTCCACCATATTAATTTAACTTTGTACTACTTGCGcaggtttattttgtttttttttcggccgttttcttttggcaatatttaaaacattttattttgagattACACCTAGAATGTGCTCTAGATTCTTATTGAATTCTCTAAGCAATGTCAAGCtagattttggcaagatt contains these protein-coding regions:
- the Tm1 gene encoding tropomyosin 1 isoform X1, which gives rise to MVEKILGESTINKWQIVSYGKKQLPKTNANTNSSSCSKNTNAATHTKSRTAIQNKNWPSSRKTEVNSEKVRLPLRKQESKANSTTYHQQPLHRDLKKSVKSVHPQQQQQYNKKRSKLQQQIKRAHRHLLTSCGIDKQQIGKSGNTPSLPSTHSVSKNTAPSNCQTKQLSLKKGTGTQKLKSSKNTKDIHCNNKNNNKFPKNCTSTIQIKGRAAKLKSAGPNKFNNCINEDSVSVISSRWGSIEEQLDLLDKLLYYCDEDENAALKAWYNSIEKEFLLDSDSSDSREHNNEDNQDGLSDSDWSWSDMMSSSSMTTASTAAPSEDDARSTISNNSSMSSSYASSLTPSSLKRRGHQHHPRFSGTRRPNVPPNVQEILAALYKSNETECASQLPALADVEGQFDDSSLVNYPDEPEDDPEMAQRIKASLNLPLTDSVTTSMGSNSPTPTDDSSMLDEGMAQTSTSASSSTIQPLKEKKSKTKRDKADKNSSDASKEKKSKRSKKDKTKRASACLDSTGEVTAATSISDVASATDEGIAIDDDDVQSAEWANLRCTSEAAEIVAEREARRNKNRCADYPGLAFGRSIFSSDTMMKFNIIRNELHNIMNTQLKRAESEVAALNRRIQLLEEDLERSEERLGSATAKLSEASQAADESERARKILENRALADEERMDALENQLKEARFLAEEADKKYDEVARKLAMVEADLERAEERAEQGENKIVELEEELRVVGNNLKSLEVSEEKANQREEEYKNQIKTLNTRLKEAEARAEFAERSVQKLQKEVDRLEDEYIVEKERYCLIGDSLDMAFMDLIPGLEPFYTPRNPKPPTPKLPTPTPEEIAAAEAAKAEAEEAAAVAAEAAAAAAAAAGEAAEGGSPKAEGAAEGGAPAAGEGAPVEPEKPKEPTPPPPPPPPFEYAIDLPPEGAEVPFVKNYEPPPPGSEPAVPEGQPPAEGAAAPPAEGAAVPPAEGAAAPPAEGAAAPQAEGAAAPPAEGAAAPPAEGAAAPPAEGAAAPPAEGAAAPPAEGAAAPPAEGAPAAEAPAAAPAETAPAPAEAAPAEAPPA
- the Tm1 gene encoding tropomyosin 1 isoform X8, which translates into the protein MVEKILGESTINKWQIVSYGKKQLPKTNANTNSSSCSKNTNAATHTKSRTAIQNKNWPSSRKTEVNSEKVRLPLRKQESKANSTTYHQQPLHRDLKKSVKSVHPQQQQQYNKKRSKLQQQIKRAHRHLLTSCGIDKQQIGKSGNTPSLPSTHSVSKNTAPSNCQTKQLSLKKGTGTQKLKSSKNTKDIHCNNKNNNKFPKNCTSTIQIKGRAAKLKSAGPNKFNNCINEDSVSVISSRWGSIEEQLDLLDKLLYYCDEDENAALKAWYNSIEKEFLLDSDSSDSREHNNEDNQDGLSDSDWSWSDMMSSSSMTTASTAAPSEDDARSTISNNSSMSSSYASSLTPSSLKRRGHQHHPRFSGTRRPNVPPNVQEILAALYKSNETECASQLPALADVEGQFDDSSLVNYPDEPEDDPEMAQRIKASLNLPLTDSVTTSMGSNSPTPTDDSSMLDEGMAQTSTSASSSTIQPLKEKKSKTKRDKADKNSSDASKEKKSKRSKKDKTKRASACLDSTGEVTAATSISDVASATDEGIAIDDDDVQSAEWANLRCTSEAAEIVAEREARRNKNRCADYPGLAFGRSIFSSDTMMKFNIIRNELHNIMNTQLKRAESEVAALNRRIQLLEEDLERSEERLGSATAKLSEASQAADESERARKILENRALADEERMDALENQLKEARFLAEEADKKYDEVARKLAMVEADLERAEERAEQGENKIVELEEELRVVGNNLKSLEVSEEKATHKEETLETQLRVLDHQLKEAEARAEFAERSVQKLQKEVDRLEDDLVLEKERYKDIGDDLDTAFVELILKE
- the Tm1 gene encoding tropomyosin 1 isoform X2, yielding MVEKILGESTINKWQIVSYGKKQLPKTNANTNSSSCSKNTNAATHTKSRTAIQNKNWPSSRKTEVNSEKVRLPLRKQESKANSTTYHQQPLHRDLKKSVKSVHPQQQQQYNKKRSKLQQQIKRAHRHLLTSCGIDKQQIGKSGNTPSLPSTHSVSKNTAPSNCQTKQLSLKKGTGTQKLKSSKNTKDIHCNNKNNNKFPKNCTSTIQIKGRAAKLKSAGPNKFNNCINEDSVSVISSRWGSIEEQLDLLDKLLYYCDEDENAALKAWYNSIEKEFLLDSDSSDSREHNNEDNQDGLSDSDWSWSDMMSSSSMTTASTAAPSEDDARSTISNNSSMSSSYASSLTPSSLKRRGHQHHPRFSGTRRPNVPPNVQEILAALYKSNETECASQLPALADVEGQFDDSSLVNYPDEPEDDPEMAQRIKASLNLPLTDSVTTSMGSNSPTPTDDSSMLDEGMAQTSTSASSSTIQPLKEKKSKTKRDKADKNSSDASKEKKSKRSKKDKTKRASACLDSTGEVTAATSISDVASATDEGIAIDDDDVQSAEWANLRCTSEAAEIVAEREARRNKNRCADYPGLAFGRSIFSSDTMMKFNIIRNELHNIMNTQLKRAESEVAALNRRIQLLEEDLERSEERLGSATAKLSEASQAADESERARKILENRALADEERMDALENQLKEARFLAEEADKKYDEVARKLAMVEADLERAEERAEQGENKIVELEEELRVVGNNLKSLEVSEEKATHKEETLETQLRVLDHQLKEAEARAEFAERSVQKLQKEVDRLEDEYIVEKERYCLIGDSLDMAFMDLIPGLEPFYTPRNPKPPTPKLPTPTPEEIAAAEAAKAEAEEAAAVAAEAAAAAAAAAGEAAEGGSPKAEGAAEGGAPAAGEGAPVEPEKPKEPTPPPPPPPPFEYAIDLPPEGAEVPFVKNYEPPPPGSEPAVPEGQPPAEGAAAPPAEGAAVPPAEGAAAPPAEGAAAPQAEGAAAPPAEGAAAPPAEGAAAPPAEGAAAPPAEGAAAPPAEGAAAPPAEGAPAAEAPAAAPAETAPAPAEAAPAEAPPA